A part of Neoarius graeffei isolate fNeoGra1 chromosome 22, fNeoGra1.pri, whole genome shotgun sequence genomic DNA contains:
- the LOC132870730 gene encoding uncharacterized protein LOC132870730 isoform X1 translates to MEVPEEGRNIKSSKYSQESTWRRFLNMCQRWLSMERCVARTLSQWPALQAYFNSSDDKEKPGHVKRCADAYVSEEMKLMYYFLQYALTKLNKFNILFQSHDCRVLELEKETEGLLKAYVLNFMKVDAVNIDDLSKVDYKCEEQQKSDDLTIGIQASRYLESISEDCDPAIITCFYRSVRAAYVAAVEKFLNKFPFGNPILKSVRILNPLHRTDVTEREAGKERTSGPLTARKRRLSVWIHSFCCAHQ, encoded by the exons ATGGAAG TTCCAGAAGAAGGGAGGAATATAAAGAGTTCCAAATATTCACAGGAGTCGACATGGAGGAGGTTCTTAAACATGTGTCAAAGATGGCTGTCGATGGAAAGATGTGTTGCTAGAACCCTCTCCCAGTGGCCAGCATTACAAGCTTACTTTAACAGCAGTGATGACAAGGAAAAGCCTGGTCATGTCAAACGATGTGCTGATGCCTATGTAAGTGAAGAGATGAAGCTCATGTATTACTTTCTCCAGTATGCTCTCACAAAGTTGAATAAGTTCAATATTCTCTTTCAG TCTCATGACTGTCGTGTACTTGAGCTAGAGAAGGAAACAGAGGGTCTTTTGAAGGCTTACGTTCTGAACTTCATGAAAGTGGATGCTGTGAATATTGATGACCTATCAAAAGTAGATTATAAGTGTGAAGAACAGCAGAAATCTGATGATCTCACCATTGGCATACAAGCTTCCAGATACTTGGAATCCATCAGTGAGGACTGTGATCCTGCGATTATTACCTGTTTCTATAG GAGTGTAAGAGCTGCATATGTTGCTGCTGtggaaaagtttttaaataagtTTCCCTTTGGAAACCCAATATTGAAGTCAGTAAGAATTCTAAATCCATTACACAGGACTGATGTGACAGAAAGAGAAG cagggaaggaacgcacgtctggcccattgacagcgaggaaaagaaggctgtcagtgtggatacattcattctgttgcgctcatcaataa
- the LOC132870730 gene encoding uncharacterized protein LOC132870730 isoform X4: MEVPEEGRNIKSSKYSQESTWRRFLNMCQRWLSMERCVARTLSQWPALQAYFNSSDDKEKPGHVKRCADAYSHDCRVLELEKETEGLLKAYVLNFMKVDAVNIDDLSKVDYKCEEQQKSDDLTIGIQASRYLESISEDCDPAIITCFYRSVRAAYVAAVEKFLNKFPFGNPILKSVRILNPLHRTDVTEREAGKERTSGPLTARKRRLSVWIHSFCCAHQ; the protein is encoded by the exons ATGGAAG TTCCAGAAGAAGGGAGGAATATAAAGAGTTCCAAATATTCACAGGAGTCGACATGGAGGAGGTTCTTAAACATGTGTCAAAGATGGCTGTCGATGGAAAGATGTGTTGCTAGAACCCTCTCCCAGTGGCCAGCATTACAAGCTTACTTTAACAGCAGTGATGACAAGGAAAAGCCTGGTCATGTCAAACGATGTGCTGATGCCTAT TCTCATGACTGTCGTGTACTTGAGCTAGAGAAGGAAACAGAGGGTCTTTTGAAGGCTTACGTTCTGAACTTCATGAAAGTGGATGCTGTGAATATTGATGACCTATCAAAAGTAGATTATAAGTGTGAAGAACAGCAGAAATCTGATGATCTCACCATTGGCATACAAGCTTCCAGATACTTGGAATCCATCAGTGAGGACTGTGATCCTGCGATTATTACCTGTTTCTATAG GAGTGTAAGAGCTGCATATGTTGCTGCTGtggaaaagtttttaaataagtTTCCCTTTGGAAACCCAATATTGAAGTCAGTAAGAATTCTAAATCCATTACACAGGACTGATGTGACAGAAAGAGAAG cagggaaggaacgcacgtctggcccattgacagcgaggaaaagaaggctgtcagtgtggatacattcattctgttgcgctcatcaataa
- the LOC132870730 gene encoding uncharacterized protein LOC132870730 isoform X2, with product MEVPEEGRNIKSSKYSQESTWRRFLNMCQRWLSMERCVARTLSQWPALQAYFNSSDDKEKPGHVKRCADAYVSEEMKLMYYFLQYALTKLNKFNILFQSHDCRVLELEKETEGLLKAYVLNFMKVDAVNIDDLSKVDYKCEEQQKSDDLTIGIQASRYLESISEDCDPAIITCFYRSVRAAYVAAVEKFLNKFPFGNPILKSVRILNPLHRTDVTEREGKERTSGPLTARKRRLSVWIHSFCCAHQ from the exons ATGGAAG TTCCAGAAGAAGGGAGGAATATAAAGAGTTCCAAATATTCACAGGAGTCGACATGGAGGAGGTTCTTAAACATGTGTCAAAGATGGCTGTCGATGGAAAGATGTGTTGCTAGAACCCTCTCCCAGTGGCCAGCATTACAAGCTTACTTTAACAGCAGTGATGACAAGGAAAAGCCTGGTCATGTCAAACGATGTGCTGATGCCTATGTAAGTGAAGAGATGAAGCTCATGTATTACTTTCTCCAGTATGCTCTCACAAAGTTGAATAAGTTCAATATTCTCTTTCAG TCTCATGACTGTCGTGTACTTGAGCTAGAGAAGGAAACAGAGGGTCTTTTGAAGGCTTACGTTCTGAACTTCATGAAAGTGGATGCTGTGAATATTGATGACCTATCAAAAGTAGATTATAAGTGTGAAGAACAGCAGAAATCTGATGATCTCACCATTGGCATACAAGCTTCCAGATACTTGGAATCCATCAGTGAGGACTGTGATCCTGCGATTATTACCTGTTTCTATAG GAGTGTAAGAGCTGCATATGTTGCTGCTGtggaaaagtttttaaataagtTTCCCTTTGGAAACCCAATATTGAAGTCAGTAAGAATTCTAAATCCATTACACAGGACTGATGTGACAGAAAGAGAAG ggaaggaacgcacgtctggcccattgacagcgaggaaaagaaggctgtcagtgtggatacattcattctgttgcgctcatcaataa
- the LOC132870730 gene encoding uncharacterized protein LOC132870730 isoform X3, whose protein sequence is MEVPEEGRNIKSSKYSQESTWRRFLNMCQRWLSMERCVARTLSQWPALQAYFNSSDDKEKPGHVKRCADAYVSEEMKLMYYFLQYALTKLNKFNILFQSHDCRVLELEKETEGLLKAYVLNFMKVDAVNIDDLSKVDYKCEEQQKSDDLTIGIQASRYLESISEDCDPAIITCFYRSVRAAYVAAVEKFLNKFPFGNPILKSVRILNPLHRTDVTEREGAGTAGSG, encoded by the exons ATGGAAG TTCCAGAAGAAGGGAGGAATATAAAGAGTTCCAAATATTCACAGGAGTCGACATGGAGGAGGTTCTTAAACATGTGTCAAAGATGGCTGTCGATGGAAAGATGTGTTGCTAGAACCCTCTCCCAGTGGCCAGCATTACAAGCTTACTTTAACAGCAGTGATGACAAGGAAAAGCCTGGTCATGTCAAACGATGTGCTGATGCCTATGTAAGTGAAGAGATGAAGCTCATGTATTACTTTCTCCAGTATGCTCTCACAAAGTTGAATAAGTTCAATATTCTCTTTCAG TCTCATGACTGTCGTGTACTTGAGCTAGAGAAGGAAACAGAGGGTCTTTTGAAGGCTTACGTTCTGAACTTCATGAAAGTGGATGCTGTGAATATTGATGACCTATCAAAAGTAGATTATAAGTGTGAAGAACAGCAGAAATCTGATGATCTCACCATTGGCATACAAGCTTCCAGATACTTGGAATCCATCAGTGAGGACTGTGATCCTGCGATTATTACCTGTTTCTATAG GAGTGTAAGAGCTGCATATGTTGCTGCTGtggaaaagtttttaaataagtTTCCCTTTGGAAACCCAATATTGAAGTCAGTAAGAATTCTAAATCCATTACACAGGACTGATGTGACAGAAAGAGAAG GTGCTGGGACAGCAGGTAGTGGAtga